In Acipenser ruthenus chromosome 16, fAciRut3.2 maternal haplotype, whole genome shotgun sequence, the following proteins share a genomic window:
- the LOC117412623 gene encoding tumor suppressor candidate 2, protein MGGSGSKSRGFWPFAGSGIGSDPANGGNEQTLSRLRGSRSCTPFVFTRRSSLYYDEDGDLAHEFYEETIVTKNGRKRAKLKKIQKNLIPQGMVKLDHPRIHVDFPVVLCEV, encoded by the exons GCCTTTTGCTGGCTCCGGTATCGGTTCGGATCCAGCCAACGGTGGCAATGAACAGACACTGTCCAGGCTTCGGGGCAGCAGGTCTTGCACTCCCTTCGTGTTTACTAGAAGGAG CTCCCTGTATTACGATGAGGACGGAGACTTGGCCCACGAGTTCTACGAAGAGACAATCGTGACGAAGAATGGCAGGAAGAGAGCGAAACTGAAGAAGATTCAGAAGAATCTAATACCTCAG GGAATGGTGAAGCTGGATCACCCTCGGATCCACGTGGATTTCCCGGTCGTGCTCTGCGAGGTGTGA